The sequence TGAGCATTATTACTGCAACAATAAGTAACAGCGCAGCCCACAATTCTTCCCTTAACGAATAAAATAAACTATTATCGAAAAGATAATTCAGATCGCCGGCCAAACATTCGTTAATCGATTCATAACCTTCACCGTAAAGTGCCGGAAAAAGAAAGATCAGTGCGCCAAGACCGGCGCCGCCAACTACCAGACGTATTCTGTTATTTTTCAATTTTTCAAAAAGGTCGGCTATAAACAGGTACATTTTGGTGAAATAAACCGACACAAATCCGGTTACAATTCCTAGAGCAATGTAATAGGGTAAATCTCCCAATTCAAAAGCTTCAACAACTTTAAACGGGTAAAGTACATCCTGCCCCAAAAATAAATATGAGGTTACCACCGCTGTTGATGATGCAAGCAACAAGGGCACCAAGGAAAATACCGTGAGGTCGATCATAATAACTTCAACAGCAAATACAATAGCTGCGATGGGCGCTTTAAAAATAGCTGCCATAGCTCCTGCGCAGGCACAGGCCAGCATAAGTATCGTATTCTTGTAGTTTAAACGAAAGATATCAGCAATCCACGATCCCCAGGCTGTTCCGGTAGCAACTGTCGGTCCCTCCAAACCAACTGAACCTCCAAAACCAACAGTCAACGATGCCGTCACAACTGATGAGAATAAATTATGCTTCGAAATTTTTCCTTTTCGTTTTGAAATACTGTGAAGCACATTAGGAATACCATGCCTCACTTCCGAACGAACCACATATTTTATTACTACGATGGCCAGAAAAATACCAACTACCGGCAGTGCAAAATAGATGTAGTTCTGCACCTCATTAGTAACGAGACGATGAACCAATTCCTCGGTAAACCGCACTGTATTTTTTATTATAACCGCTGCAATTCCGGCAAGTATCCCAACAATAATACTTAACACGGTTAAAAAACCACGTTCGCCCAAATGTTTTAGCCGCCAACGGTGAAAACGAACCCAAATATGCTGTCTGCTTTTGCTCATTTTGCCCGGTAAAAGTAACAATAAGCATTTGCTCTTAACAATTTTTAAGAACTAAAAACCCAAAGTTTTTGTTAAACTAACAAATTCAGTTTTAAAATGAATATACGACTTACAGGAAGCAACGGATACATTGGTAAATTACTTACCGAAAAACTTAAGCAAGAAGGGCATTGTGTTTTGGGTATTCAGCGAAAACACCTTTACGAGCCGCCATCTATACTAAAAGGCGAGATTCGTGGAACCGATCTGATTATAAACCTTGCGGGCGCACCAATTTTACAGCGTTGGACTGCAAAGAATAGAGAAGTTATTTATGACAGTCGTATTGTTACCACCCGAAACCTTGTGCAGGCAATTGCCGAACTTCCTGAGAAAGACCGGCCAAAAAAAATGATTTCAGTATCTGCAATTGGCATTTATAAATCAGGACAAACGCATACGGAAGAGAGTATAGATTTTGATGAAGGTTTTGTTGGAAAAGTTGTTAAAGACTGGGAAAATGAGCTCAAGAATCTCCCCGGCAATGTTCAAACTACTGTTTTTCGTCTTGGACTTGTTATTGGGAAAGAGGCCGAAACTATAAAAAATTTACTTCTTCCTTTTAAACTGGGATTCGGAGGCAAGATTGGTTCCGGCAATCAGGCCTTTCCATTTATTCATGAACAGGATGTAATAAATGCTTTTGTTTGGGCTGTGGAAAATGAGGAAAAAAGCGGCACATATAATTTAACTGCACCGGAAAATATATCAAATAAAGAATTTACCAAAGCACTTGCAAAAGAATTAAACCGCCCGGCTCTATTTACCATTCCTGGCTTTGTTTTGAAAATTCTTTTTGGAAAAGCAGCCATATTACTCACCGAATCTCCAAAAGTGTCATCAGGGCAACTTATCAACTCCGGTTTTGAATTTAATTTTCCGACGATAAATTCTGCATTAAAAGATATTATTCACAATGAGTGAAAACTTTAAGTGGCAGGATATGTTCTCATTCATTAGCTTTGTACAAAGAATTTTGAAGCGACTTTATGAAGAACCACAAAAAAGGCCATTTAAGAACCAATTCTAAACTATTCAACCAGGTATTCTTGTTACATCCCTACCGGTTGTTTGCCTTACGTGCAACAATTTCAATGGGTGTTTTGGCAGTCCCTTTTATCATTATTGGCCTACCATTTTTTGGCGTAACACTTGCTTTGGGAGCCCTGGCCGGTGCTTTATCCGAAACTGACGACCATCCTAAAGGACGCGTAAAATCTCTCTCCATTACGATAATAAGTTTTTTCATTTCCAGCTTTTCGGTTGGTTTATTGCATAATTACACGTGGATACTTGGTGCAGGTTTTATTCTGTCAACCATCATTTTTATTCTTATTGGTGGCGTGGGCGAACGTTACCGCGCCATTACTTTTGGCTCTGTTTTGGTAGGTATTTATGCCATGTTGGGCATCGAAATCAGTCCGGCATGGTACTGGCAGGCAGTTCTGTTACCTGCAGGCGCCCTCTTTCATGGTCTTCTCACCCTGATCCTCATTTACCGTAATCCATGGCGTTTGCTCGATCAGCAAATGGCAAACGGATTTCAGTCACTTTCAAATTACCTCGAAAAAAAAGCCATGCTCTTCCCCAGTACCAGGCAAGATCAGGAAGAAATTAACAAAGATTTGGCGCTGCTAAACATAGCAGTTGTAAATGCGCTTGAGAAAATCAAAGAGGTGCTGAACAACTATGCACGTGAAATGAAGGATGTTCAACCATTAAATTCGTACCTGCAACGTTTTATGTTACTGCAAAGCCTCCACGAACGAGCGGCATCAACGCACGACCGGCATGATAAACTCGGGAACAGCGACGAACAACTTGAAGTGCTGGAAGGATTTGGTGAAATGCTACGCCAATTATCTTATGCACTGCGCAAGGTTGCCACGAATATGCTTACCGGTATTCACTACAATCATCCTCCGGCACTGGATTGGATATCGAAAGCAATTGACGATAAATTGCAGCAGATGAATCCTGAAGAGGCTCAGGATCTGATTTTATTGCACCACAATCTGAATCGTTCGCATATATCGTTAAAATACCTCGACGACCTGAAAGAAGGAACATCAATTCCACGTTTGCGAAGAGATGAAAGAACGGCGTGGGAACGCCTAAAAGCACAACTTTCATTGCGCCATCCGCGAATGCGCTATGCTTTGCGCCTGAGTTTAACTTTTGCAGTGGGTTACATCCTTCAAATCTACCTCGACCTTGACAAAGGGCAATGGGTAATGCTTACCAGTTTGTTCGTAAGCCAGATTACCTACAGCGATACACGCCGTCGTCTTTTTGAACGATTACTTGGCACAGCAACCGGTATTGTAATTGGCGCCCTTTTACTTCAGATATTCACAACTACAGCCGCCCAGTTATTACTAATGATGGGGTCTGCCATGGCTTTTTTCATATGGCTGAGAAAAAATTATTCGATTGCAGTAATATTTGTTACAACCTTCGTTCTAAGTGCGTTTAATCTAATTGCACAAGATGGTGGTATAAACATTATGATTCCACGCCTGGTAGATACTTTATTGGGAGCCAGTTTATCCTTCCTTACCATTCGCTTTTTATGGCCGGGTTGGCAACGTCATCGAATTTCGGGTTTAATTTCTAATTCACTCGAGAAAAACCGCATGTATTTTCAGGCCATTGCCAAAGAATATCGTCAACCCAGCAGCGATGATTTAAATTACCGGATAGCACGACGTGAAGCACACCTGGCCGACAACGAGCTTGCACAAGCCTGGAACAGTATGCGACAGGAGCCCAAAAGCAAACAGGGCATGATGGACAACGTACTGACAATTACATATTTAAATCATGCTTTACTCTCGCATTTATCAGCACTGGGAGCACACCGCGAAATTAACCAAACCAAATATGAAGCAATTAACGATCTGTTTGAACAGATTGACAGGAAAATGTCAGAAGCAGGCAAAGTCACCCATATCGACGAAAACAGCTTTTCTGATGATCTCTCACTACTTCTAATGTCTCTTCAAAAACAGATCAACGAAACCGAGGGAGGTTTAAAACGTCAGCAACTACGCTTATTTTACAATATTGCAGCTACCACTTCAAAGATCATGAAGGAGCTAAAACAATCCGGAATCAGCAATTAAAAACGAAGGCATAAAAAAACCTTCTGCCCGAAGACAGAAGGTTCTTATAATATATAAAGATTGATCTGAATTAGTCAACTTGTGGACCAGCAGCAACCAATGCTTTACCTTCTTCGTTATCAGTGTATTTAACGAAGTTTTTAACAAAGCGGCTACCCAAATCCTGAGCTTTATCTTCCCACTCTTTAACATCAGCGTAAGTATCGCGTGGATCAAGAATGTTTGTATCAACTCCTGGCAATGCAGTAGGTACTTCCAGGTTGAATACCGGAATAGTTTTAGTTTCAGCTTTCTCGATAGATCCGTCAAGGATAGCGTTGATGATACCACGGGTATCTTTAATAGAGATACGTTTGCCGCTTCCGTTCCATCCAGTGTTTACCAGGTAAGCTTCAGCTCCGTGCTCTTCCATTTTTTTCACTAACTCAGCAGCATATTTTGTTGGGTGCAATGTTAAGAATGCAGCACCAAAACATGCAGAGAATGTAGGTTGAGGAGCAGTAACACCACGCTCAGTACCTGCTAATTTTGCCGTAAATCCTGATAAGAAGTGGTACTTAGTTTGTTCCGGAGTTAATTTAGAAACCGGAGGCAATACACCAAATGCATCAGCAGAAAGGAAAATTACTTTCTGTGCGTGACCAGCTTTTGATGGTACAGCGATGTTTTCGATGTGGTTAATTGGGTAAGATACACGAGTGTTCTGAGTTACAGAACCGTCGGTGAAATCAATTTTTCCATCAGCATCAACAGTTACGTTCTCAAGAAGAGCGTTACGTTTGATAGCACCAAAAATCTCTGGTTCAGCATCTTTATCCAAATCGATAGTTTTTGCATAACATCCACCTTCGAAGTTGAAGATACCTTCGTCATCCCAACCGTGCTCATCATCACCGATAAGTTTACGTGAAGCATCAGTTGAAAGTGTTGTTTTACCAGTTCCTGAAAGACCGAAGAAGATAGCAACGTCACCTTCTTTACCAACGTTAGCAGAACAGTGCATAGAAGCAATACCGCGAAGTGGTAAGTAGTAGTTCATCATAGCAAACATACCCTTTTTCATTTCACCACCGTACCAGCTACCACCGATTACCTGCATTTTTTCAGTCAGGTTAAATACAGTGTAAACTTCTGAATTTAAACCGTGCTCTTCCCATTTTGCATTTGAAGTTTTAGAACCATTCATTACAACGAAATCAGGCTCGCCGTAAGCTTCCAATTCTTCAGCAGTTGGACGAAGGAACATGTTGGTTACAAAGTGTGCCTGCCATGCAACTTCCATAATGAAACGAACTTTTAAACGAGTATCTTCGTTTGCACCACAGAAAGTATCAACTACGAATAATTTTTTTCCTGAAAGCTGATCAGTTGTAGTTTTTTTAAGGTCATTCCAAACTTCCTGAGTAATAGGTTTGTTGTCGTTTGGAGATTCAGGAGATGTCCACCACATATTTTCTTCAGTGGTTGCATCTTTAACAATGTATTTATCCTTAGGTGAGCGACCTGTAAAAACACCTGTCATAACGTTAACAGCGTCAAGCTCTGTCAACTGACCTTTTTCGAATCCCTCTAATGCAGGATTCATTTCTTCTTCATAAAGTTTCTCGTATGAAGGGTTGTGAACAATTTCCTGTACGTCTACAATACCGTACTTGCTTAAATCTAAATTTGCCATAACTACCTAATAATTAACTTAATAATACAATTTTTCGTCTACTTAAATCGGGACACAAAAATATCATAATTTTCCAATCGTGAGGTTCGATTACCACCTTTTAGCGTTTTTTTGACACCGATTAAACATTAGCTTAACAATAGAAATTTCGAGAATTTGCATTGTTTTATCCATCATATATTAATATAAAAAGAGCGTTACAAAAAAGGATGTAACGCTCTTTAATTTTATGTGTAAATTATACTATGATCGTGGATGAAACTGGTGTATTGTAGACTTCAAATAGTCTTTATCAAGATGGGTATAAATTTCAGTTGTAAGGATTGATTCGTGTCCTAACATTTCCTGTACAGCACGCAAATCTGCTCCGCCATTTATCAAATGGGTTGCAAATGAATGGCGAAATGTATGCGGACTGATCTTTTTATCTAATTCAACCTTGGAAGCCAAATTCTTTATAATAGTAAAAATCATAACCCTGCTTAGTTTACGTCCTCTACGATTCAGAAACAGGATATTTTCACTGTCTTTGTTTACCCGAAGATTTTTCCGATAGGTACTCAGGTATTTATTTATTTCCTCAATGGCTCTTCCGCTTACAGGAACCAATCGTTCTTTACCGGCTTTTCCTTCTATTTTAATAAATCCCTGCTCAAAGAAGAGGTTGGTAATTTTAAGGTTCACCAATTCAGAAACACGAAGACCGCAGCTATATAAAGTTTCCAGCATTGCCTTATTTCTTTGGCCTTCTGCTTTCTTTAAATCAACCGCATTAATTAACATATCTATTTCTTCCATCGACAAAATATCGGGAAGTTTACGTCCAATTTTAGGCGATTCCAGTAAAGCTGTTGGATCGCTTGTTATTTTACCCTCGATTAAAAGGTATTTATAAAAAGATTTTATTCCGGAAATGGTTCGTGCCTGGGTTCTGGGACTAACTCCTTTTTCATTTAACCATTCAACAAAACTTTTAAGTTGATTCAAGACAACTTTTTCAGGATTAATTCCTTTAAAATTATTACCAAAAAAAACTTCCAGCTTATTTATATCATTGATATAAGCGGCAATGGAGTTCTGTGACAATGACTTCTCCAACTTTAAATAATTTTCGTATCCCTTTTTACATTCCTCCCATTTCATAATCTTGCAAATTAAGGTTATTTTTATGTCTGTTTATACACCGTTTGCGACGTAATTTGTCAATATCTGAACTATTTTATCAAAAAAATATTACGTTGCATCTTGAATAAAGTTACTATAAAATAAATTAAAATTGAAATAATGAAGCTTTTGATTATCAATGGACCTAATTTAAACTTACTGGGAGTAAGGGAAAAGTCGATTTATGGAACGGAAAGTTTTAAAAGTTATTATGATCGGTTAAAAACAGATTTCCCCGAAATTGAGATATCTTATTTTCAATCGAATGTGGAAGGCGAATTGATAAATACCATACACGAACATGGCTTTTCATCCGACGGAATAATTATCAATGCAGGTGCATACACACATACTTCTGTAGCTATACGCGATGCCATTGCCGGAATTCAAACTCCCGTAATTGAGGTTCACATTTCAAATACACTTACCCGCGAAGATTTCAGACATAATTCAATAATAGGTCCCGTTTGTAAAGGATGTATTATGGGTTTTGGACTGGAATCATATCGATTAGCTATTCAAAGTTTTGTAAATTGAAACAAATTAAGTTCTCTATTAAATTTAATCTCACATTAAATTTAATTTAACCGTTAAATCGGGTTTTATTGTACTTTTGCGGCCTTAAAATTTAGAAGTAATGAGACAGACCAAAATTGTTGCGACAATATCGGATCAAAAATGTGATATCGACTTTATCCGGTCGCTTTACGAAGCAGGCATGAACGTTGCCCGAATTAATACCGCCCACGTTTCAACCGAGAGCGGCAAAATTATGATTGATAATATTCGTGCGGTTTCAGATAAAATTGCAATCCTTGTTGACACGAAAGGCCCCGAAATAAGAACATGTCAAACACTTTCAGACACCGAAGTTAAAGAAGGAGAATTTGTAACTCTTTCTTATTCAAGCGGGGTGCTGGATGATGTAAAAAACATTTGTGTGAACTACAAAGGT comes from uncultured Draconibacterium sp. and encodes:
- a CDS encoding chloride channel protein, with translation MSKSRQHIWVRFHRWRLKHLGERGFLTVLSIIVGILAGIAAVIIKNTVRFTEELVHRLVTNEVQNYIYFALPVVGIFLAIVVIKYVVRSEVRHGIPNVLHSISKRKGKISKHNLFSSVVTASLTVGFGGSVGLEGPTVATGTAWGSWIADIFRLNYKNTILMLACACAGAMAAIFKAPIAAIVFAVEVIMIDLTVFSLVPLLLASSTAVVTSYLFLGQDVLYPFKVVEAFELGDLPYYIALGIVTGFVSVYFTKMYLFIADLFEKLKNNRIRLVVGGAGLGALIFLFPALYGEGYESINECLAGDLNYLFDNSLFYSLREELWAALLLIVAVIMLKIVATSLTFGAGGVGGIFAPTLFMGVNTGMLFALLVNRLGIRDINTNNFALIGMAGLIAGVLHAPLTGIFLIADISGGYALFVPLMVTATFAFLIVRAFTPNSVYHIQLARRKELLTHDKDANVLQMMEVKKLIETDFEVLSPDATLRDLTVAISRNHRNLFPVVKEDGTMVGMLKMDDVRDMIFNHDLYDTVKISELMYMPEYSIDPNDSMEIVTAKFESSGRYNLAVIEDGKYIGFISRARVFTRYRKQIINVSHV
- a CDS encoding TIGR01777 family oxidoreductase codes for the protein MNIRLTGSNGYIGKLLTEKLKQEGHCVLGIQRKHLYEPPSILKGEIRGTDLIINLAGAPILQRWTAKNREVIYDSRIVTTRNLVQAIAELPEKDRPKKMISVSAIGIYKSGQTHTEESIDFDEGFVGKVVKDWENELKNLPGNVQTTVFRLGLVIGKEAETIKNLLLPFKLGFGGKIGSGNQAFPFIHEQDVINAFVWAVENEEKSGTYNLTAPENISNKEFTKALAKELNRPALFTIPGFVLKILFGKAAILLTESPKVSSGQLINSGFEFNFPTINSALKDIIHNE
- a CDS encoding FUSC family membrane protein, with amino-acid sequence MKNHKKGHLRTNSKLFNQVFLLHPYRLFALRATISMGVLAVPFIIIGLPFFGVTLALGALAGALSETDDHPKGRVKSLSITIISFFISSFSVGLLHNYTWILGAGFILSTIIFILIGGVGERYRAITFGSVLVGIYAMLGIEISPAWYWQAVLLPAGALFHGLLTLILIYRNPWRLLDQQMANGFQSLSNYLEKKAMLFPSTRQDQEEINKDLALLNIAVVNALEKIKEVLNNYAREMKDVQPLNSYLQRFMLLQSLHERAASTHDRHDKLGNSDEQLEVLEGFGEMLRQLSYALRKVATNMLTGIHYNHPPALDWISKAIDDKLQQMNPEEAQDLILLHHNLNRSHISLKYLDDLKEGTSIPRLRRDERTAWERLKAQLSLRHPRMRYALRLSLTFAVGYILQIYLDLDKGQWVMLTSLFVSQITYSDTRRRLFERLLGTATGIVIGALLLQIFTTTAAQLLLMMGSAMAFFIWLRKNYSIAVIFVTTFVLSAFNLIAQDGGINIMIPRLVDTLLGASLSFLTIRFLWPGWQRHRISGLISNSLEKNRMYFQAIAKEYRQPSSDDLNYRIARREAHLADNELAQAWNSMRQEPKSKQGMMDNVLTITYLNHALLSHLSALGAHREINQTKYEAINDLFEQIDRKMSEAGKVTHIDENSFSDDLSLLLMSLQKQINETEGGLKRQQLRLFYNIAATTSKIMKELKQSGISN
- the pckA gene encoding phosphoenolpyruvate carboxykinase (ATP), with the translated sequence MANLDLSKYGIVDVQEIVHNPSYEKLYEEEMNPALEGFEKGQLTELDAVNVMTGVFTGRSPKDKYIVKDATTEENMWWTSPESPNDNKPITQEVWNDLKKTTTDQLSGKKLFVVDTFCGANEDTRLKVRFIMEVAWQAHFVTNMFLRPTAEELEAYGEPDFVVMNGSKTSNAKWEEHGLNSEVYTVFNLTEKMQVIGGSWYGGEMKKGMFAMMNYYLPLRGIASMHCSANVGKEGDVAIFFGLSGTGKTTLSTDASRKLIGDDEHGWDDEGIFNFEGGCYAKTIDLDKDAEPEIFGAIKRNALLENVTVDADGKIDFTDGSVTQNTRVSYPINHIENIAVPSKAGHAQKVIFLSADAFGVLPPVSKLTPEQTKYHFLSGFTAKLAGTERGVTAPQPTFSACFGAAFLTLHPTKYAAELVKKMEEHGAEAYLVNTGWNGSGKRISIKDTRGIINAILDGSIEKAETKTIPVFNLEVPTALPGVDTNILDPRDTYADVKEWEDKAQDLGSRFVKNFVKYTDNEEGKALVAAGPQVD
- the xerD gene encoding site-specific tyrosine recombinase XerD; the encoded protein is MKWEECKKGYENYLKLEKSLSQNSIAAYINDINKLEVFFGNNFKGINPEKVVLNQLKSFVEWLNEKGVSPRTQARTISGIKSFYKYLLIEGKITSDPTALLESPKIGRKLPDILSMEEIDMLINAVDLKKAEGQRNKAMLETLYSCGLRVSELVNLKITNLFFEQGFIKIEGKAGKERLVPVSGRAIEEINKYLSTYRKNLRVNKDSENILFLNRRGRKLSRVMIFTIIKNLASKVELDKKISPHTFRHSFATHLINGGADLRAVQEMLGHESILTTEIYTHLDKDYLKSTIHQFHPRS
- the aroQ gene encoding type II 3-dehydroquinate dehydratase, whose amino-acid sequence is MKLLIINGPNLNLLGVREKSIYGTESFKSYYDRLKTDFPEIEISYFQSNVEGELINTIHEHGFSSDGIIINAGAYTHTSVAIRDAIAGIQTPVIEVHISNTLTREDFRHNSIIGPVCKGCIMGFGLESYRLAIQSFVN